GACCCCCGGGTGCGCCGGGCTTTGGGCATGGCGGTGGATGTGGACAAGATCATCCGCTACGTCATCCAGGGCCAGGGCGAGCCGATCACCGGCCCCTTCCCCAAGCAGACCGAGTACTACGATCACGGGGTGGCGCCCTTGCCCTTCGATCCCCAGGCCGCCCTGGCCCTCCTGGCCGAGGCCGGCTTCACCCGCAACAGCGAAGGCATCCTCACCCGGGACGGCAAGCCCTTGCGCTTCACCCTCATCACCAACTCCGGCAACGACATCCGCAAGGCGATTCTCACCATCGTCCAGGACGCCTGGAAGCAGATCGGGGTCGATGTGGCCACCGACATCCTGGAGTGGTCGGTGTTCATCAAGGAGCGGGTGAACAAGCTCGATTTCGACGCCGTGATCCTGGGCTGGGCCATGGGTCTGGAGCCGGACCTCTACCAGATCTGGCACTCCTCCCAGGCCGGCCCCTTCCAGCTCAACTTCGTGGGCTTCAACAATCCGGCTGCCGACGAGCTCATCGTCCGCATCCGCCAGGAGTACGACCATGAGCGCCAGAGGGACGCCTGCCGGGAGCTGCACCAGCTGATCGCCGCCGAGCAGCCCTACACCTTCCTTTATGTGGGCAAGTGGACCGCGGTCCTGGACCGCCGCATCGTCATCGCCGAGACCGCGGCGGACGGCACGTCTCGCTTCCGCCGCATCACCCCCACCAAAACCGGCAGCTACGCCTTCCACTTCAACCGCTGGCTGAAGCTGCCGGAGGTGCCGGTCTTCAGCCCGGACGACCGGTAGCGGAGGCCCCCATGCTTGCCTTTCTCGGCCGCAGCCTCATCGAAAAGCTCATCACCCTGTTCTTTGTCTCGGTGGTGTCGTTCCTGATCGTCCACCTCGCTCCCGGCGAGCCGGGCCAGGTGGACCCGCTCAACCCCAAGTTCACACCGGAGATGGTGGAGCGGTTCCGGGCCCAGTTCCATCTGGACGAGCCGCTGCCTGTCCAGTATCTCCTGTATTATCAGGATCTGTTTCAGGACCGCCTGGTCTCCTGGAAGGACAGCCAGCCGGTGCTGGCCAGGATTGTCGACCGCTTCATGAACAGCCTGCCCCTCTTTGTGGTAGGCACCCTCATCACCTGGACCCTGTCCTTCCCGGTGGGCATCCGGGCTGCCTTGCACCGGGGTGGCCCCTACGACCGCAGCACCACCTTCCTGAGCTACCTGCTTTTGTCCATCCCCGGCTTCTTCTTCGCCTATCTGCTCATCATCCTGGTGGTGACCCGGCTGGGCGTGCCGGTCATCGGCCGGGAGACCTTTGGGATAGCCGGCGCCCCGGCCGTGCAGATCTTCATGGACCGGGTCTGGCACCTGGTGCTGCCCAGCATCCTGGGCGCCACCGGCGGCATCGCAGTCCTGTCCCGCTACGTGCGCAGCCAGATGCTGGAGGTGGCCGGTGCCGACTACGTGCGCACCGCCCGGGCCAAGGGCCTGCCGGAAGAGGTCGTCTCCTACCGCCACGCCTTGCGCAACGCCCTCCTGCCCTTTGTCACCATGTTCGGCCTGCTCATCCCCGGCCTCCTGGGCGGCTCGGTGATCATCGAGTCGATCTTCTCCTGGCCGGGCCTGGGCCGCATGGCCTACGAGGCGATCCTGGCCCGGGACTACCCGGTGATCCTCACCGTCAACTTCATCTCCGCGGTGCTGGTCCTGTTCGGCACCCTGGTGTCGGATATTCTGTATTCCCTGGTGGATCCGCGGATCCGGCTGTGAGCAGCGAGCAGGGACGCGGCCGGGGAGCGCCGTCTGGCCGCGCCGCCGCCGAGATATGGCCGCCGGGGAATGCCCGCCGGGGGATGAATCCCCCGGCTATCGTTGGCTGCTCTCGCTCCGCGAGGCGGAGGAAGAGACTTTCCAAGAGAGAGCCAGGGCGTGGCGTAGCACCAGGATCAGCCGGTCTTGTGGAGGCCGGCCGGCAGAATCGGAGCTTTGGGCGGTTGACGGATCCCCAGCATGGAAGATCAGCACATCGAATGGAAAGAGTCGTGGCGGGACGAGTACCTGAAGTGGGTGTGCGCTTTTGCCAATGCCCAGGGCGGGGTGCTGGAGATCGGCCGGGACAGCAAGGGAAGGGTGGTCGGCCTGGCCAACGCGGCGTGTCTTCTGGGGCAGCCATCAGCTACGAGGGCGTGCAGCGGGTGGAAACGTATCCGGTCCCGGAGGGCGCGCTGCGGGAGGCGATTTTCCACCTCATACGCCGACCGGCTGCGCATCTGGAATCCTGGAGAATTGCCGGACAGTTGGTCTGTCGCCAAGCTGCTGGGACCGCATCCCTCCCGACCGTTCAACCCCTCCGTAGCCAACGCCTTCTTCCGGGCGGGTGAAATCGAAGCCTGGGGCCGGGGCATCCAGAGGGTCTTCGAAGCGTGCCGCGAGGCAGGTGCGCCAGAGCCGCGTCTCCAGGTGGAGCCTGGAGAACTGTGGACCGAATTCCCCTTCTCGCCAACGCACTCCACCGACGCTGCCTTCGCTGGCCCCCGTCCCCAGGAGGCGAAGCCTTCAAGGATGAGTGCCCAAGAAACTACCCAAGAAACTACCCAAGAACAGATTGTGGCCATGCTGGGTCAGGACCCGACCCTCACCCGCGAGGC
The sequence above is a segment of the Thermodesulfobacteriota bacterium genome. Coding sequences within it:
- a CDS encoding ABC transporter permease, whose amino-acid sequence is MLAFLGRSLIEKLITLFFVSVVSFLIVHLAPGEPGQVDPLNPKFTPEMVERFRAQFHLDEPLPVQYLLYYQDLFQDRLVSWKDSQPVLARIVDRFMNSLPLFVVGTLITWTLSFPVGIRAALHRGGPYDRSTTFLSYLLLSIPGFFFAYLLIILVVTRLGVPVIGRETFGIAGAPAVQIFMDRVWHLVLPSILGATGGIAVLSRYVRSQMLEVAGADYVRTARAKGLPEEVVSYRHALRNALLPFVTMFGLLIPGLLGGSVIIESIFSWPGLGRMAYEAILARDYPVILTVNFISAVLVLFGTLVSDILYSLVDPRIRL
- a CDS encoding ATP-binding protein → MEDQHIEWKESWRDEYLKWVCAFANAQGGVLEIGRDSKGRVVGLANAACLLGQPSATRACSGWKRIRSRRARCGRRFSTSYADRLRIWNPGELPDSWSVAKLLGPHPSRPFNPSVANAFFRAGEIEAWGRGIQRVFEACREAGAPEPRLQVEPGELWTEFPFSPTHSTDAAFAGPRPQEAKPSRMSAQETTQETTQEQIVAMLGQDPTLTREALASRIGITADGIKDHLGKLRQAGRIRHVGSTKKGRWEILRTDDE